In Penaeus vannamei isolate JL-2024 chromosome 24, ASM4276789v1, whole genome shotgun sequence, the genomic stretch CTAATATGCCAAATGGAAACTTTTTCTTTGAGTGCCAAAATATGTATGAGAGATAAGATAAATCCTGTAATTGTAAAGAAATGATACTGAGAAACAACAAAGGTATCTTCATTTTGTAAGTGGAAAGGAATATTGTGTTGTAaaaaataacacttttttttgCTTGCAAAGATCAATCTGTCAGTGAAGTTCTTCAGTTGTTTTAAaggtattcatttgtttatacagAATTTTATAGGATCAGATAATGTCAAACATCaggaaataattaaaataagaagaaaattcaCATATTTTATGGTAGCTTTTCTTAATTTAAGGAAGTAGAATGACCCAGATGACATTTTGTGATACACACAATTTGAAAAGCAGGCTTTCCATCTTATAAATCATGGAAATGTTATTAGGTATTTGTAACATCAGATAGAAAATATTAAGCAGTTTGACTTTGTTGTTGGCTCATTCTTTCCATTGTCATTAAAACATGCTTTGTCTTCATCTGTGCACTATAATAGCCAGGTCCCATGTCAATCTCTTTTGGTGCTCAGATCACATATAATTAGAACTTTCGGAAAGCTCATTGAATGCATGATCACTGCATGCTCTCTTACTGTTGGTGCACAATGTtgtataacatcatcatcatgaaactGAGTGATATAAACTACTCCTATATAGAAAAttcttttatataaaaaacagGACCACAGCGCAGTTTTACGGATGGCTGGAGGCActatagaaggaaggagagtgtggCGGTCATCTGTTTTGATGGGTTTAGTCCTAGTGGTTTGGGCTGTAACAAACCTCACTAAACTCATTGGTAAATATCTAGATTTCTAGGACATTATTTTATCAGTTActaggattattattatatttgtttttgatattgtgtgtatatacagtacatgctAGCAGTTGAAGCTTGAACGTAtgttgaaggtgtgtgtgtgtgtttttcatttataattgcattcattttattattttcctaaaGTTATTGAAAGAAACCTCTTTTAAGTACAtagggaaatgaaatgaaaagaaaaatcttgGGCTTGGTACTTGCTAATTGTTTTTTATTGAAAAATGAAgccatattctttttttcaggACAACAAAACCCATGGCAACACTACCTTTACCTTATGACTCCCATTGGCTTGTGGGCTCTGGTTCACCAGAGCTGTGCTCCTTTGCGTGTCACGTGGCTCCTCGTTTCCTCTTTCAACATGGTGTGGGAAGTGGCCATAcgcatcctctttatcattattggaatCGAGATCTTGGTGAGTCCATTTTATGTtgagtaataatatatattattacatcaattgaaacacttcttgtttctttctttgtgtatggcttttgtttatgattatatttttgtgaaattatttatagagattcatacatatataaagagataaaaatgcatatgcaaatatatatatatatatatatatatatatatatatatatatatatatatatatatatatatatatatatatatatatatatatatatatatatatatatatttataaatatatatatatatatatatatacatatatatatatatatatatatatatatatatatatatatgaatgtaaatatatataagtatatttatatgtatttgtatatatatatgtatatatatatatatgtatttatgtgtgtgtatgtatatgtgggtttacaatatatgtatatatatatatatatatatatatatatatatatatatatatatatatatatatatatatatatatatatatgtatatttatatatatatatattatacatatatatgatatatatatgtaatatatattaatatacatatatacaaatacaaacacacacacacacacacacacacacacacacacacacacacacacacacacacacacacacacacacacacacacacacacacacgaacacacacacacacacacacacacacacacacacacacacacacacacacacacacacacacacacacacacacacatacatacacatacatacacatatatacacatacacacacatacacacacacacacgcacacgcacgcacacacgcacacgctcacacgcacgcacgtactcgtacacacacacacacacacacacacacacacacacacacacacacacacacacacacacacacacacacacacacacacacacacacacacacacacacacacacacacacacacacacacatacacacaaatactcacacacgcacacacacacacacaaacacacacccacacacacacacacacacacacacacacacacacacacacacacacacacacacacacacatacacacacacacatatatatatgcatatatatatatatatatatatatatatatatgtatatacatatatgtaaatatatatatatatatatatatatatatatatatatatatatgtatatatatatatattttatatatgtatatatatatatatatatatatatatatatatatatatatatatgtatattcacatatacatatgtagagagagatgattaatatatatatatatatatgtatatatatatatatatatatatatatatatatatatatatatatataatatatatatatatatatatatatatatatatatatatatatatatatatatatacatatatatatgtatatttatatatatatatatatatatatatatttttttttttttttatgtatatatatatatatacatatatatatatatatatatatatatatatatatatatatacatatatatgtatattcacatatatatgtgtagaaagagataattaatatatatatatatatatatatatacatatataatatatatatatatatatacatatacatatataatatatatatatatatatatatataatatatatatatatatatatatatatatatatatatatatgtatatgaatatatatatatatatatatatatatatatatatatatatatatatatatatatatatatatatttacacacacatatatatgtagaaagagataattaatatatatatatatatatatatatatatatatacatatatctatatatatatatatatatatatatatataaatacatatatatatatatatatatatatacatatatatatatatatatatatatatatatatatatatatatatatatatatatatatatatatatataaatgtttatatatatatatatatataatatatataaatgcatatatatatatatatatatatatatatatataaatttatatatatatatatatatatagatatacatatagatattatatacattgtatgtaccatatatattatatagatggatatatatgtaaatatatatatatatatatatatatatatatatatatatatataatatataatatatatatatatatgaatgtaaatatatttaagtatatatatatgtatttgtatatatatatgtatatatatatgtatttatgtgtgtgtatgtatatgtgggtttacaatatatgtatatatatatatatatatatatatatatatatatatatatatatatgtatatatgtatatttatatatatatattatacatatatatgatatatatatatgtaatatatattaatatacatatatacaaatacaaacacacccacacacacacacacacacacacacacacccacacacacacacacacacacacacacacacacacacacacacacacacacacacacacacacacacaaacaaacacacacacataatacttacatacacatacatacacatacagacacatacacacacacacacacacacaaatatatatatatatatatatatatatatatatatatatatatatatatatatatatatatatatataattatttatatatatatatatatatacatacatatatttacatatatatacatatatataatatatacatatatatatatatttaaataaataaaatatatataatatatataaatatacatatatatatatacaaatatatatatatgtatatatatgtatatatatatatatatatatatatatatatatatatatatatatttatatatatataaatatatatatatatatatatatatatatatatatatttatatatatatgtaaatgaatatttataatatttataatatttattatatatatatatatatataatatatatatatatatatatatatatatatatatataaatatatatatatgtatatatatgtatatatatatatatatatatatatatatatatatatatatatatatatatttatatatatatataaatatatatatatatatatatatatatatatatatatatatttatatatatatgtaaatgaatatttataaatatatatagatatatgtatgtatatatatatatatatatatatatatatatatatatatatgaatatatataaatacatatagatatatgtatatatatatatatatatatatatatatatatatatatatatacatgtatatatatatatgtgtgtgtgtgtgtgtgtgtgtgtgtgtgtatatatatatgtgagtatatatatttatgtatatatatatatatatatatatatatatatatatatagagagagagagagagagagagagagagagagagagagagagatggatggatggatggatggacggacggattgacggacggacggatgaacggacggacggacggacggacagacagacagacagacagacagacagacag encodes the following:
- the LOC138866169 gene encoding GPI ethanolamine phosphate transferase 1-like, with the protein product MLSQYQRKRAQKEEEIMPIFYWPNLNLSPDRELEILARIRNYLKEAKYEDANMESLFLISLTQQGMDYYHNYDRLSLSIHIALGFMGWIFLMICHLLRDHSAVLRMAGGTIEGRRVWRSSVLMGLVLVVWAVTNLTKLIGQQNPWQHYLYLMTPIGLWALVHQSCAPLRVTWLLVSSFNMVWEVAIRILFIIIGIEILVSPFYVE